One Leptodactylus fuscus isolate aLepFus1 chromosome 11, aLepFus1.hap2, whole genome shotgun sequence genomic window, GTCCAGTAATGGCTCCCGCCCTGTTAACATTACTGTCTTCTGAAATGACCCTTTAAATCACAATCGGTGATTGCTTCTGCCTGTGTGTGATAAATCAAGATGGCTGCCAGCAGTGATGGATACCATGATCAATGAAGCTGGCGGTTTGACAGTCGGGTCTAGTTAACATAATTTTATTGTGTCCATATGTAATGATGCTTGCGTTCCTCTATGGCAGGTTATTTGGGAGCAGCGGGGCATGCAGCGCGTGCGGACAGTCCATCCCAGCCAGCGAAATGGTGATGCGGGCACAAGGCAGCGTGTATCATCTGAAGGTAAGGCAATCAAGAGTCAGTttatttttagggggggggggccacCTGAAATAAGACTTCTACTTTGTGTTGCTGTATATGAGTGGCTGCTGTAACTTATTTCTGTGTCTTCATTTTCCATCAGTGCTTCACATGTGCCACATGCAGAAACAGATTGGTACCAGGGGACCGGTTTCACTACATCAACGGCACCATCTTCTGTGAACACGACCGGCCTTCGGGTCTCCTTAACGGACACCTAAATCCtctccagaataacccccttcaGAGTAGCCCCATGCTACCTGACCAGAAAGTAAGTATACGCTCTTAGGACAAGGCTTGTGGAGCTGAATATATGAAATAATGATTATATAAATTATACTCTacacacatccaaagctgcattttgCACTGCTATTGCCAGTCagattatattatgttatactcTGTTCACAAACACTGAACTCTTTTTAGAATTCAGATATCGGCACTAGGACCCAGTGACCTGAGTTTGTGCCATGCAAATACCCAAGGCAGAATTgttgcagcagaatctgcaacaaaaattctgcctcttatttatttcaatggTAAAATCTCTCAATATTTGGGATATTTGGGCCCAaatttcccattgaagtgaatagagtAGGAACTTTCCATGGTGGTTTTTCCATGGCCGTTCCCATTACAAAATCTGCCATGTTTAACCTATCCTTACACTGTTCACATCTGAATCTGCATTCAGAATTCTACAGCTAGCTCAGATCCTAGCTTATACTGCGCGAGTCCCAGTGATAAATTTATAGGGGATACAGTGGTATCAGTTACTATTGTGCCCTattggggccccaaaggtccctttgCAATATAAAATACACACTATGCCTTATGGGGCCCAAAAGCTTGAAGTTGCGCCCCTGTGCATGAGCTCTTGTTTTACTCCAGTTGCATCCAAAGTTGCttattgctacattttttttgtagTCTTGCATTGTGGACGTTGCAGTGTTTTACCTGTGACTGTGATGGCGCACTACATTTCCCAGAATCTTATGTAGTGCAGTGAGCTAAGCttttcttctctcctctcctctcttttcAGGTTTGTTAGTGACTAGGAGCTGCGCATCCTCCGTGCCTTCTGTTAATATTTTCTCGGAGACACATTGTTGACATATAGAAGAATCTATaaatatctataaatatatattatatactcctcttCAAGTTTCGCTTGTCTTCGTCCGGTGTTTGCACACATCCGGCTTCATACGCAGCACCCGCGCCATGTCTGGACCTGAGGAGGATTTTAAGAACTTGTAAATGACTTGTATAAAgagaaatattttgcagagtaacGGCCTGAAGATAACTTTTTTCTTTGTGGACTTGGGTGAATGTTAAAGGCAAATGTTcattctgtatataggacatgtGAATCCTCTTGACGTCTCTGATGAGATCACACACACGGACTGACCAATCGGGAAGCAGCTGGGAAGCCACCATATTGAAAATCACTTGGAAAATCAAAACTATGGACACGTCATTGGATGGGGTTTATGGGGGTGGTCTTGGGGAAGTTGGGGGTTGTTTAAGGTGATGGCCAGTGTTTCCATTAGAGAAGGTGAACCAGTTGAAGTGGTTTGGTCTTGCCCAAAGGAAACTATCAGAATGGGGACACCAAAATGGATGCATGGTTGTTTGAGTATGCTTAGAAATGGTTGCCAGTTGACCATAGTGATCATCGAATTGCCCTATATTGGGCAATCGGAGTCCATGCCATGATGCAGCTTTGGAGGGTCTGGTGCCAAGTTTCCCCTATTAACTCAATACATTTGCCCCATTTTCTGTCTTAAGACTGGTCTTCCCAACAAGCATGGATATCCACCTCTGTAGAAACCGGGTGATCGCATTTCATACTGTGCCACCAGACTTCTGTGTCTTCAAGATGCCCCTTGGTACCTTCAAATTAAGGTAGGGGGGCCAAATCTTGGGTGCCCACTCATGGGACCTTGCCATCAATGGGCTACCCCCACTCACCACAtacactcttagggctagttcacacgtgaactgcccgcgcgggttttgacacagagagagacgcggcgagccgcgtctctctcttgtcaaaacccgcctgccgcgaccatcgctgtcgcggcttaaccctctgctgtcggctcaaatgaatgagccgacataggagggagctgcggggggcggaagccgcgcggctgagactgcgcggcttccgcctgaagaaagggcatgtcctttcttttctccgctagcagcagctcgccgctagcggagaacagaagcccggcggtctccatagaccaccattataaggggaggttttggacgcgaaatccgctgtcaaaaacctccccttatactcacgtgtgaactagcccttaccctcACTTGCCTTTGCTTCCTATCCCTGTACAGCACTGCGTACACTGTTGGCACTCTATAAATATTTTTGTATCCTCAAGATTGTTTTATTTATAGTGTTTATTGAACTTTTTGTTTAACGTCGCACTGTGGGAGATGTACTTGGGAACGTTGGTAAAATAAAAGTGGATAGATAGGATTAAACTAAAAAGTTGTCATTAGTCTCTTGTCTGGTAGGGGGAGGAGGCTATTGGAGGTTCATGATATGGTGGGATATAATCGATGGACTCCTTGAATGGTGT contains:
- the LOC142184617 gene encoding LIM domain transcription factor LMO4-A isoform X2; the protein is MVNNRTSEATTTAVSSNGSPPKACAGCGGKIADRFLLYSMERYWHTRCLKCSCCQAQLGEIGTSCYTKSGMILCRNDYIRLFGSSGACSACGQSIPASEMVMRAQGSVYHLKCFTCATCRNRLVPGDRFHYINGTIFCEHDRPSGLLNGHLNPLQNNPLQSSPMLPDQKVC
- the LOC142184617 gene encoding LIM domain transcription factor LMO4-A isoform X1, which gives rise to MQGPGMVNNRTSEATTTAVSSNGSPPKACAGCGGKIADRFLLYSMERYWHTRCLKCSCCQAQLGEIGTSCYTKSGMILCRNDYIRLFGSSGACSACGQSIPASEMVMRAQGSVYHLKCFTCATCRNRLVPGDRFHYINGTIFCEHDRPSGLLNGHLNPLQNNPLQSSPMLPDQKVC